The Desulfuromonas versatilis genome has a segment encoding these proteins:
- a CDS encoding DegT/DnrJ/EryC1/StrS family aminotransferase, with translation MRVPFLDLKAPYLELREELDAAYRRVMESGWYVLGPEVEAFEAEFAAYCETRHCIGVGNGLDALYLSLLAMGIGAGDEVIVPSNTYIATWLAVSYAGARPVPVEPDPETCNLDPDRVEEAVTPRTRAIIAVHLYGQPAEMERLKAIADRHGLRLLEDAAQAHGARFRGRRVGGLGDAAGFSFYPGKNLGALGDGGAITTNDDQLARKIRILRNYGSEKKYYHQVQGVNSRLDELHAALLRVKLGRLDEWNTRRVALAGYYLSQLPEVGPALPKVAGEMEPVWHLFVLRSRQRDLYLQELAKAGVGTLVHYPIPPHRQEAYAPLGINEGRLPIAEQLAKEVFSIPLGPHLSVQDAALVVDAIRRTAESLEGAKSSI, from the coding sequence ATGAGAGTGCCCTTCCTCGATCTCAAGGCCCCCTACCTGGAGTTGCGCGAAGAGCTGGATGCCGCCTATCGCCGGGTCATGGAGTCCGGGTGGTATGTGCTCGGTCCGGAAGTCGAGGCCTTCGAAGCCGAGTTCGCCGCCTATTGCGAGACCAGGCACTGCATCGGGGTCGGCAACGGGCTGGATGCCCTCTACCTGAGCCTGCTGGCCATGGGCATCGGCGCCGGGGACGAAGTCATCGTCCCCTCCAATACCTACATCGCGACCTGGCTGGCGGTCTCCTACGCCGGTGCCAGGCCCGTGCCCGTCGAGCCCGATCCGGAGACCTGCAACCTCGACCCGGACCGGGTCGAGGAGGCCGTTACCCCCCGCACCAGGGCCATTATCGCGGTCCACCTCTATGGCCAGCCCGCAGAGATGGAGCGGCTCAAGGCAATTGCCGACCGCCACGGTCTCAGGCTGCTGGAGGACGCCGCCCAGGCCCACGGGGCCCGTTTCAGGGGGCGGCGGGTCGGCGGACTGGGGGATGCCGCCGGGTTCAGCTTTTATCCCGGGAAGAACCTCGGCGCCTTGGGCGACGGTGGGGCGATCACCACCAACGACGACCAGTTGGCCAGAAAAATAAGGATTCTGAGAAATTACGGCTCGGAAAAAAAGTACTATCACCAGGTTCAGGGGGTGAATTCCCGGCTGGATGAGCTTCACGCCGCTTTGCTGCGGGTCAAGCTGGGCAGGCTTGACGAGTGGAACACGCGTCGGGTCGCCCTGGCCGGCTACTACCTCTCCCAGCTTCCCGAAGTGGGCCCGGCCCTGCCGAAGGTAGCCGGTGAAATGGAGCCTGTCTGGCACCTGTTCGTGCTGCGCAGCCGCCAGCGCGATCTGTACCTGCAGGAGCTCGCCAAGGCGGGGGTCGGCACCCTGGTCCATTACCCCATCCCCCCGCACCGGCAGGAGGCCTACGCGCCCCTGGGGATCAATGAGGGGAGACTGCCGATTGCCGAACAGCTGGCCAAGGAAGTTTTCAGCATCCCCTTGGGCCCCCATCTGAGCGTCCAGGATGCCGCTCTGGTGGTTGATGCAATCAGACGCACGGCCGAATCCCTGGAGGGGGCAAAAAGTTCAATCTAA
- a CDS encoding sugar 3,4-ketoisomerase, with protein sequence MPLADCRIIDLPKITDVRGNLTFIEENRHVPFGIQRVYYLYDVPGGAERGGHAHKELHQLIVAMSGSFDVVLDDGREKKRFHLNRSYYGLYVCPMIWREIDNFSSGSVCMVLASNLYDESDYYREYSDFQAALRGRP encoded by the coding sequence ATGCCATTGGCCGATTGTCGCATCATTGACCTTCCCAAGATTACTGATGTCCGCGGGAACCTGACGTTCATCGAGGAAAATCGTCATGTCCCTTTCGGGATCCAGCGGGTTTACTATCTTTATGACGTTCCCGGCGGTGCCGAACGCGGCGGGCATGCCCACAAGGAGCTGCACCAGTTGATCGTCGCCATGTCGGGGAGCTTCGACGTGGTTCTCGACGATGGCCGGGAAAAGAAGCGGTTTCACCTCAACCGCTCGTATTACGGGCTCTATGTCTGCCCCATGATCTGGCGGGAGATCGACAACTTCTCTTCCGGCTCGGTCTGCATGGTGCTTGCCTCCAACCTGTACGACGAATCGGACTACTATCGGGAATACAGCGATTTCCAGGCTGCCCTGCGGGGTCGGCCATGA
- a CDS encoding acyltransferase — protein MGHFEHPQALVESEQIGEGTRIWAFVHVLPGARIGNDCNICDHVFIENRVVVGDRVTVKCGVQLWDGVTLEDDVFVGPNATFTNDLFPRSRQPFELKPTLVKRGASIGANATLLPGLVIGEGAMVAAGAVVTRDVPPKTVVAGNPARVVKKLED, from the coding sequence ATGGGACATTTTGAGCATCCGCAAGCCCTGGTCGAATCCGAGCAAATCGGCGAGGGGACCCGCATCTGGGCCTTCGTGCATGTCCTCCCCGGTGCGCGGATCGGCAATGACTGCAACATCTGCGACCACGTATTTATCGAAAACCGGGTGGTGGTCGGCGACCGGGTCACCGTCAAGTGCGGCGTGCAGCTGTGGGACGGGGTTACCCTCGAGGACGACGTTTTCGTCGGGCCCAATGCGACCTTCACCAATGACCTGTTCCCCCGCAGCCGCCAACCCTTCGAACTGAAACCGACCCTGGTGAAGCGCGGCGCCTCCATCGGCGCCAATGCCACCCTGCTCCCCGGCCTGGTCATCGGGGAGGGAGCCATGGTCGCCGCAGGTGCCGTGGTGACCCGGGATGTCCCCCCCAAAACGGTGGTCGCGGGCAATCCCGCACGCGTTGTCAAGAAACTGGAGGACTGA
- a CDS encoding glycosyltransferase: MQVSVVIPSYNHRQYVVEAIESVLDQDWPDIDLIVIDDGSKDGSAEVIGELLDRRGGFRLVARENRGLIRTLNEGISMASGEYFCLLASDDYLPAGSLRSRAEFLVEHPGHVGVFADGLRILEDAEPGERILDERRRQLFSHSDPIPGFLKGLNLPIHTMMAKRDVFLRFGGFDSRYRYCEDLDVQLLLFLEGKVGFVDTPVYCYRLHGANISLTNPQLARADKVLCFRKYLEEVPRLAPYRKLIRHRLRRHYLALGRYLHNSGGGSERERELFQGGWEFAWQDVRLLWYLLWWKLVGSRRTG, translated from the coding sequence ATGCAGGTTTCCGTTGTAATCCCCTCATATAACCACCGGCAGTATGTAGTCGAAGCCATCGAGAGCGTTCTCGATCAGGACTGGCCCGACATCGACCTGATTGTCATCGATGATGGTTCAAAGGACGGGAGTGCCGAGGTCATCGGGGAGCTGCTGGATCGCCGCGGCGGGTTCCGCCTGGTGGCAAGGGAAAACCGCGGCCTCATAAGGACCCTCAACGAGGGGATTTCCATGGCCAGTGGGGAGTATTTCTGCCTGCTCGCCTCGGACGACTATCTGCCGGCAGGAAGCCTTCGTTCCCGGGCCGAGTTTCTGGTCGAGCATCCGGGGCATGTCGGTGTGTTCGCGGACGGGTTGAGAATTTTGGAGGATGCGGAGCCGGGCGAACGCATTCTCGATGAGCGCAGACGCCAGTTGTTCAGCCACTCCGACCCGATACCCGGGTTTCTCAAGGGGCTGAACCTGCCGATCCACACCATGATGGCGAAACGGGACGTTTTCCTGCGTTTCGGGGGGTTCGATTCCCGCTACCGGTATTGCGAGGATCTCGACGTTCAGTTGCTGCTTTTCCTCGAAGGGAAAGTCGGGTTTGTCGACACCCCGGTTTACTGCTACCGGCTGCACGGCGCCAATATCTCCCTGACCAATCCCCAACTCGCCAGGGCCGACAAGGTTCTCTGCTTTCGCAAGTATCTCGAGGAGGTGCCCAGGCTTGCGCCCTACAGGAAGCTGATTCGCCACCGGCTGCGGCGGCACTACCTCGCCCTGGGGCGCTATCTGCACAACAGCGGCGGGGGATCGGAGCGGGAAAGGGAATTGTTCCAGGGCGGCTGGGAATTCGCCTGGCAGGATGTGCGCCTGCTCTGGTATCTGCTGTGGTGGAAGCTGGTTGGGAGCAGGCGGACGGGCTGA
- a CDS encoding glycosyltransferase family 39 protein — translation MLLFFSFGLKLLLLNLMEVLPDDGPLFIAQAEKFAQGAWQDGLALNRSLFLYPLLIAGAHFLVGDMVLAGQLISLTTSVLALVPVYLLTRGLFGPAAAFWGGLAFVVAPGFNDCAVKVMRDPTFLCLFAWAGYFAWRALIDKRIVYGFLFLGSAVISAFFRVEGILFPVIFFIYLWLVRFSEPGKRASCIRQAVVLLIVLSSLAGAYHLSDLKNSGIADYNNLSYYLHQVLGGGIFSIIPEIKTGLKNMEMATPFGWNHNDFASIAREHIRLIYFIGLLFCLARTIFSPFSIVFVAGVLFCKKFSRGSLILLFSAAVYLLVCFVFLLNMNFIESRYVFAPAVLLFPWIGFGLQKMWDLRNRNPRLGIAIPLVFLGLFLVPPYKSIAKLEHQVVSGKEAGIWLGEQDGLNQKKMVTNNGEIPFYSGRSREEIIHVLTRGEEDFKRMEQIALDEGAELIGIVVKDNYESDIPDYGSFGLRKKFADGKYLSLIFQKKPY, via the coding sequence GTGCTGCTGTTTTTCTCCTTCGGTTTGAAGCTCCTGTTGCTGAACCTCATGGAGGTTCTTCCCGATGATGGGCCTTTGTTCATCGCCCAGGCGGAAAAATTCGCCCAGGGAGCCTGGCAAGATGGATTGGCATTAAATCGCTCCCTTTTCCTTTACCCGCTGCTGATTGCCGGGGCCCATTTCCTGGTGGGCGATATGGTCCTGGCCGGCCAGTTGATCTCCCTGACGACATCGGTTCTCGCCCTGGTCCCTGTCTACCTTCTCACCCGCGGATTGTTTGGTCCCGCCGCCGCATTTTGGGGTGGATTGGCTTTTGTGGTCGCACCGGGTTTCAACGACTGTGCCGTCAAGGTCATGCGCGACCCGACCTTCCTTTGTCTTTTTGCCTGGGCGGGGTATTTTGCGTGGCGCGCTTTAATCGACAAGCGCATCGTGTATGGTTTCCTCTTTCTTGGTTCAGCGGTAATCTCGGCTTTCTTTCGTGTTGAAGGGATCCTGTTCCCGGTAATATTCTTCATTTATCTTTGGTTGGTACGCTTTTCGGAGCCTGGAAAAAGAGCATCTTGCATCAGACAGGCTGTCGTTTTACTGATCGTTCTCTCTTCTCTTGCAGGGGCCTACCATCTGTCTGACCTGAAAAATTCAGGCATAGCCGATTACAACAATTTGTCTTATTATCTGCACCAGGTTCTCGGCGGTGGTATCTTCAGCATCATCCCGGAGATTAAAACCGGGTTGAAAAACATGGAGATGGCAACGCCTTTTGGGTGGAATCATAACGATTTTGCCTCGATTGCTCGAGAGCACATTCGACTTATCTATTTTATTGGATTGTTGTTTTGTCTGGCGAGGACGATTTTTTCTCCTTTCTCGATAGTTTTCGTTGCCGGGGTTTTGTTTTGCAAGAAGTTTTCTAGAGGCAGCCTGATTTTACTATTTTCGGCCGCAGTATACTTGTTGGTTTGTTTTGTTTTCCTGTTGAACATGAATTTCATCGAATCACGCTACGTTTTTGCTCCTGCAGTTTTATTGTTCCCTTGGATTGGTTTCGGCCTACAAAAAATGTGGGATTTAAGAAATCGCAACCCCCGACTTGGGATTGCGATTCCCCTGGTTTTCCTCGGCCTGTTTTTGGTTCCCCCTTACAAGTCGATTGCCAAACTCGAACATCAGGTGGTCTCTGGGAAGGAAGCGGGAATCTGGTTGGGTGAGCAGGATGGGTTGAACCAGAAAAAAATGGTGACCAACAACGGTGAAATTCCCTTTTACTCAGGGAGAAGTCGCGAAGAAATAATTCACGTCCTCACCAGGGGGGAGGAAGACTTCAAACGGATGGAGCAGATCGCACTCGATGAAGGGGCAGAATTGATCGGGATAGTTGTCAAAGATAATTATGAAAGTGATATTCCCGACTATGGGTCCTTTGGGCTCCGGAAGAAATTTGCTGATGGAAAATATTTAAGCCTGATTTTTCAGAAAAAGCCCTATTGA
- the gmhA gene encoding D-sedoheptulose 7-phosphate isomerase: MNVEYIKGQFARNIETMEMVADRLSGTVLECARLIGQALAKGNKVLIMGNGGSAADSQHFAAELVGRFAMERKGLPAIALTTDTSILTAVGNDYGYEAIFTRQVEALACSGDVVIGLSTSGNSPNVHQALERARGIGCHTIGLLGRDGGTIKQLADLCLTIPVKETPRIQEAHIVILHIVCDLVEQILFKLGED; this comes from the coding sequence ATGAACGTGGAATATATCAAAGGGCAATTCGCCAGAAACATCGAGACCATGGAAATGGTCGCCGATCGGCTCTCCGGCACCGTCCTCGAGTGTGCCCGGCTGATCGGGCAGGCCCTGGCCAAGGGCAACAAGGTGCTGATCATGGGCAATGGCGGCTCGGCCGCTGATTCCCAGCATTTCGCCGCCGAACTGGTGGGGCGCTTCGCCATGGAAAGGAAAGGGCTGCCGGCGATCGCGTTGACCACCGACACTTCGATTCTGACTGCCGTCGGCAACGACTATGGGTACGAGGCGATTTTTACCCGCCAGGTCGAAGCCCTGGCCTGTTCCGGGGATGTGGTGATCGGCCTTTCCACCAGCGGCAATTCCCCCAACGTTCACCAGGCCCTCGAGCGGGCCAGGGGCATCGGTTGTCATACCATCGGGCTGCTCGGCAGGGACGGGGGGACCATTAAGCAACTCGCCGACCTGTGCCTGACAATCCCGGTAAAAGAGACGCCCAGGATCCAGGAAGCACACATTGTGATCCTGCATATCGTTTGCGACCTGGTCGAGCAGATTCTGTTCAAGCTTGGAGAGGATTGA
- a CDS encoding lipopolysaccharide kinase InaA family protein produces MTGQFDQPPTRLESAAETSFAELWQAGGGLSPREKLRLVEKLATLIRESHERRRVLGPPGLGGVLVSGGAGDFRLRIPASRAIRLAWRDWRRRDLARLYASLLPRLSRSCGFRFLRHYLGGGGGLRDCVALALQVDGAARRMAAARWKQAERACLRSGQGFVTGRSGRLQYYRRDSDEAQALLERLVADPDGLIGSGERLPGRGNSCLTVKIEAAGRNYVLKRYNRRGWAYSLRHVFRRSRALRGWITSWGFRARGAAIPDPILCVEERCFRFLGHSYILSEYLEGTKTLTRLWESLSAGGKKSCLVQLAVLFGRLHRLGAIHGDTNWDNILAAPRGAGYDLFLVDMDCSRVYGRVREAKVRKDIKHVFRDLHRLSPGDHELDRGFRACWERWSGVRSEI; encoded by the coding sequence GTGACGGGGCAATTCGATCAACCGCCGACACGTCTTGAGTCGGCAGCCGAAACAAGCTTCGCGGAACTCTGGCAGGCGGGGGGCGGCCTGTCGCCCAGGGAGAAGTTGCGCCTGGTGGAGAAGCTCGCCACCCTGATTCGCGAGAGTCATGAGCGTCGCCGTGTCCTTGGCCCCCCGGGGTTGGGTGGGGTGCTGGTCAGCGGCGGGGCGGGAGATTTTCGGCTGCGGATTCCTGCCTCGCGGGCCATCCGCCTTGCCTGGCGGGATTGGCGCAGACGCGACCTCGCCAGGCTGTACGCGAGCCTGCTTCCCCGGCTGAGTCGAAGCTGCGGATTTCGCTTTCTCCGCCATTACCTTGGTGGCGGGGGGGGCTTGCGGGACTGCGTGGCCCTGGCCCTGCAAGTCGACGGTGCTGCCAGGCGCATGGCGGCGGCCCGCTGGAAGCAGGCGGAACGCGCCTGCCTGCGGTCCGGGCAGGGATTTGTGACCGGCAGGAGCGGGCGCCTGCAGTACTACCGTCGGGATTCGGACGAGGCCCAGGCGCTGCTGGAGAGGCTTGTTGCCGACCCCGATGGCCTGATCGGTTCCGGCGAGCGCCTGCCGGGCAGGGGCAACAGCTGCCTGACGGTGAAGATCGAAGCGGCCGGGCGTAACTATGTCCTCAAGCGCTACAACCGCCGAGGCTGGGCTTACAGCCTTCGGCACGTTTTCCGGCGCTCGCGGGCCCTGCGGGGGTGGATCACCTCCTGGGGGTTCCGCGCCCGGGGGGCGGCCATCCCGGACCCGATTCTGTGCGTGGAAGAAAGGTGCTTCCGGTTTCTCGGCCATTCGTATATCCTGTCCGAATATTTAGAAGGCACCAAGACCCTGACCCGGCTCTGGGAGTCGCTCTCGGCTGGCGGAAAAAAATCCTGCCTGGTTCAGCTGGCGGTCCTGTTCGGGCGGCTCCACCGCCTGGGGGCGATTCACGGCGATACCAACTGGGACAACATTCTCGCGGCACCCAGGGGCGCAGGGTACGATCTGTTCCTGGTGGACATGGATTGCAGCCGGGTCTATGGGCGGGTTCGCGAGGCGAAGGTCCGCAAGGACATCAAGCATGTCTTTCGCGATCTTCACCGCCTAAGCCCCGGGGATCACGAGTTGGATCGAGGTTTTCGAGCCTGCTGGGAACGCTGGTCCGGTGTCCGCAGCGAAATCTAA
- a CDS encoding lipopolysaccharide kinase InaA family protein gives MNEALSWRQVKKRCLGGAAGWVRELRQGFTIYRENSPASLQALEALLPDPDLLLGQGEVFKPGSRGFAVKVEIGGRSYFLKAYNCLGWGYRLRNALRRSRALRTWCVNWGFLFRGVPVPRPVLCLEERRFRLLGRSYLLTEFAEGSCNLQQAWATRSGDACVSLLGRVTAVLGDMHRRGCVHGDLKWNNILVAGTAGDEEICLVDLDGGRLPARARFASLRKDLERFLRDLRKERSGLELEAAAEAAWRGRVQ, from the coding sequence ATGAACGAGGCCCTGTCGTGGCGGCAGGTAAAAAAACGTTGTCTGGGCGGGGCGGCTGGCTGGGTACGCGAGTTGCGCCAGGGGTTTACCATCTACCGGGAGAATTCCCCGGCGTCGCTGCAGGCCTTGGAGGCGCTGTTGCCCGACCCCGACTTGTTGCTCGGGCAGGGGGAGGTTTTCAAGCCCGGCAGCCGGGGGTTTGCCGTCAAGGTGGAAATCGGCGGACGTTCCTATTTCCTCAAGGCCTATAACTGCCTCGGCTGGGGGTACCGGCTGCGCAACGCCTTGCGCAGATCGCGGGCCCTGCGCACCTGGTGCGTCAACTGGGGATTCCTCTTTCGGGGGGTGCCGGTGCCGCGCCCGGTGCTGTGCCTGGAAGAGCGCAGGTTCCGTCTGCTGGGCAGGTCCTACCTGCTGACTGAATTCGCCGAAGGCTCCTGCAACCTGCAGCAGGCCTGGGCAACCCGCAGCGGCGATGCCTGCGTGTCCCTGTTGGGCAGGGTGACGGCGGTTCTGGGGGATATGCACCGCCGCGGGTGTGTCCATGGCGACCTGAAGTGGAACAACATCCTGGTCGCCGGCACGGCCGGGGATGAAGAAATCTGCCTGGTCGACCTGGATGGCGGGCGGCTGCCGGCCCGGGCCCGCTTCGCCAGTTTGCGCAAAGACCTGGAGCGGTTTCTGCGCGATTTACGCAAGGAACGCTCGGGCCTGGAACTGGAGGCCGCGGCGGAGGCTGCCTGGCGGGGGAGGGTCCAGTGA
- a CDS encoding glycosyltransferase family 2 protein: MTFSIVIPAYNYGHLLPRAVESVLAQGGEDYQVVIIDDGSQDETPAVGRGLAEAHPHRVRYVRQQNQGPAAARNRGIDETAGQYLIFLDADDRLLDGALEKFRGYLAANGAKQMVTAGHISVHPDGRRKTHPAKSLSADRMENFRRYVQRRFGLSNGATIMAREIFQSIRYPVHIRNSEDIPVFAQALALYDCSSFAEPVLEIFKHDDSLRNNIELIMKTGTALIDVLFDPKVLPAEFMALRAEMFGRQCLSLSRSLSLAGRQVEARRYYLQGIAARPTLLLEWSYLRKFLRSFVKKEQPTV, translated from the coding sequence ATGACCTTTTCCATTGTCATCCCCGCCTATAACTACGGGCATCTGCTCCCCCGCGCGGTCGAGTCGGTTTTGGCCCAGGGGGGGGAAGATTACCAGGTGGTCATCATCGATGACGGCTCGCAGGACGAGACCCCTGCGGTCGGCAGGGGGCTGGCCGAGGCTCACCCCCACAGGGTCCGTTATGTCCGCCAGCAGAACCAGGGGCCGGCTGCGGCGCGAAACCGGGGCATCGATGAAACGGCGGGGCAGTACCTGATATTTCTCGATGCCGACGACCGGCTGCTGGACGGGGCCCTGGAGAAGTTCAGGGGCTATCTGGCCGCCAACGGCGCCAAGCAGATGGTCACCGCTGGGCACATCTCGGTGCATCCCGACGGCCGGCGGAAAACCCATCCGGCCAAATCCCTGTCCGCCGACCGGATGGAGAACTTCCGCCGCTACGTCCAGCGGCGTTTCGGCCTTTCCAACGGTGCGACCATCATGGCCCGGGAAATCTTCCAGAGCATCCGCTATCCGGTCCATATCCGCAACAGCGAGGATATCCCGGTTTTCGCCCAGGCCCTGGCGCTCTACGATTGCAGCTCCTTTGCGGAACCGGTCCTGGAAATCTTCAAGCATGACGACAGTCTGCGCAACAACATCGAATTGATCATGAAAACCGGCACGGCGCTTATCGACGTCCTGTTCGATCCCAAGGTGCTGCCGGCCGAATTCATGGCCCTGCGGGCCGAAATGTTCGGGAGGCAGTGCCTGTCCCTGTCCCGGTCCCTGTCTTTGGCCGGCCGGCAAGTCGAAGCCCGGCGTTATTACCTCCAGGGGATCGCGGCCCGGCCGACCCTGCTCCTGGAGTGGTCCTATCTCAGGAAATTTCTGCGTTCCTTCGTGAAAAAAGAGCAGCCCACTGTCTGA
- the rfaP gene encoding lipopolysaccharide core heptose(I) kinase RfaP produces MMQLEPDFRGRFAEPPSFEQMLSLEGEVFRELAGRRTLRFFLGEKGYFAKLHFGVGWKEILKNLSHFKLPVLGADNERRAIRRCEELGVETMRIAGYGCRGWNPARIQSFLVTEELADTISLEDLCRDWKTNPPPFGLKKALIEKVAGMAAALHENGVNHRDFYICHFLLPLADLERVSRQEAFRLHLIDLHRVQLRPRTPQRWIVKDVAGLYFSSMDIGLTRRDILRFMRAYRRRALRSLLQDERVFWERVERRALALYRKEFGRDPASNPSLGR; encoded by the coding sequence ATGATGCAGCTGGAGCCCGATTTTCGCGGCCGCTTCGCCGAGCCGCCCAGCTTCGAGCAGATGCTTTCCCTTGAGGGGGAAGTCTTCCGGGAGCTCGCCGGACGCCGGACCCTGCGTTTTTTCCTCGGGGAAAAAGGGTACTTCGCCAAGCTTCACTTTGGGGTCGGCTGGAAGGAGATTCTGAAAAATCTCAGCCACTTCAAGCTGCCGGTGCTCGGAGCGGACAACGAGCGGCGGGCGATCCGCCGCTGCGAAGAACTCGGGGTGGAGACCATGCGGATCGCCGGCTACGGCTGCCGCGGCTGGAATCCGGCGCGGATCCAGTCGTTCCTGGTGACCGAAGAGCTGGCCGATACCATCAGCCTGGAGGACCTGTGCCGGGACTGGAAGACGAATCCTCCGCCCTTCGGGCTGAAAAAGGCCCTGATCGAGAAGGTTGCCGGCATGGCCGCGGCGCTGCATGAGAACGGCGTCAATCATCGGGATTTCTACATCTGCCACTTCCTGCTGCCCCTGGCCGACCTCGAGCGGGTGAGCAGGCAGGAGGCCTTCCGGCTGCACCTGATCGACCTGCACCGGGTGCAGCTGCGGCCCCGCACCCCGCAGCGCTGGATCGTCAAGGACGTGGCAGGACTCTATTTTTCCAGCATGGACATCGGCCTGACCCGGCGTGATATACTGCGCTTCATGCGCGCCTACCGCAGGCGCGCGCTGCGCAGCCTGCTGCAGGACGAGCGGGTTTTCTGGGAGCGGGTCGAGCGGCGCGCATTGGCCCTTTACCGCAAGGAGTTCGGGCGCGACCCCGCTTCGAACCCCAGTCTCGGTCGATAG
- a CDS encoding glycosyltransferase family 4 protein: MKFAFCLFKYFPFGGLQRDFRRIAEECLRRGHQVAVFTMAWDGEPPPGLEVNLLPSGKFSNHGRCREFARRARTAIAGGGFDAVVGFNKMPGLDVYFAADPCFEAKVRQKHGPLYRLGGRYRCYAEFERAVFAPAAATEILLISEVEKPHFIAQYGTPEERFHFLPPGIDRDRIAKPEDAATRLEVRRELGMAEEELLVLMVGSGFKTKGLDRALRALAALPDKLRQRSRLVVIGQGKAGPFLKLARKLGVEQRLSLLGGRGDVPRFLAAADLLLHPSYYENTGTVLVEALAAGLPVLATEICGYAHYVRQSRAGLLVPSPFRQEELDRMLSLMLNSAERETWRSNALAFAAQADIFSLPQRAADIIEAKALKGRGA; encoded by the coding sequence ATGAAATTCGCTTTTTGCCTGTTTAAATATTTCCCCTTCGGCGGGCTGCAGAGGGACTTTCGGCGCATCGCCGAGGAGTGCCTGCGGCGCGGGCACCAGGTGGCGGTCTTCACCATGGCGTGGGATGGAGAACCTCCCCCCGGACTCGAGGTGAACCTGCTCCCCTCCGGCAAGTTCTCCAACCACGGGCGCTGCCGGGAGTTCGCCCGCCGGGCCCGAACCGCCATCGCCGGGGGCGGATTCGACGCGGTGGTCGGCTTCAACAAGATGCCGGGGCTGGATGTCTACTTTGCCGCCGACCCCTGCTTTGAAGCCAAGGTGCGCCAGAAACACGGTCCCCTGTACCGGCTGGGGGGGCGCTACCGCTGCTACGCCGAGTTTGAGCGGGCGGTCTTCGCGCCGGCGGCGGCCACCGAGATCCTGCTCATCTCCGAGGTGGAGAAACCCCATTTCATCGCCCAATACGGCACCCCTGAGGAGCGGTTTCACTTTCTGCCCCCGGGCATCGACCGCGACCGGATCGCCAAGCCCGAGGACGCGGCGACCCGGCTTGAGGTGCGCCGGGAGTTGGGGATGGCCGAAGAGGAGCTGCTGGTGCTGATGGTCGGCTCCGGCTTCAAGACCAAGGGGCTTGACCGCGCGCTGCGGGCCCTGGCCGCGCTCCCCGACAAGCTGCGCCAGCGCTCCCGGCTGGTGGTCATCGGCCAGGGGAAAGCCGGGCCCTTCCTCAAACTGGCCCGCAAGCTCGGTGTCGAACAGCGCCTGAGCCTGCTCGGCGGGCGGGGCGACGTCCCCCGTTTTCTGGCCGCGGCGGATCTGCTGCTGCACCCCTCCTACTATGAAAACACCGGCACCGTGCTGGTGGAGGCGCTGGCCGCCGGGTTGCCGGTGCTGGCCACCGAGATCTGCGGCTATGCCCATTATGTTCGGCAGAGTCGGGCCGGGCTGCTGGTCCCCTCGCCGTTTCGCCAGGAGGAACTCGACCGGATGCTCTCCCTGATGCTGAACTCCGCCGAGCGGGAAACCTGGCGCAGCAATGCCTTGGCTTTTGCCGCGCAGGCGGATATCTTCAGCCTGCCCCAGCGGGCCGCCGACATTATCGAAGCCAAGGCGCTGAAGGGGAGGGGGGCATGA